One region of Miscanthus floridulus cultivar M001 chromosome 19, ASM1932011v1, whole genome shotgun sequence genomic DNA includes:
- the LOC136526754 gene encoding uncharacterized protein, which produces MTQTGAGGGSAVRLSPAPNAGAGDHASASSVSPPPDLSAPAVLPPPQHRHRRIPTLPPRPVQADPPLSMMARPRRRRPCWRRPDHVEPPLPETGEATTSPAVGEVPLMGTPMPATTAPCSLWQHQPAPRSPGGDGSRPVRPTPGSASSKVTLAFVVDPLDVFLVDPSGPRDDGRQTNRSSSSPRPSSTLSPNAAPFQSGGVRQGAPRIVARRTMTLATPMWKRHRPSTQAPTSTLFFVSRRRRGCRHCLRESGRAPSSLLTLVAEQPVRHAQAVGASAIGHARDSFMDFLTVARKRWPDMKFTGGLVHASLPASACPLRMLTAGMRSCRRGRHAAQVGHSSLALHFRRTITSPPVTRQTCGGSASTASPPGTGWQPAICLQCKGFGHLTWDCKRRRMVPPSASGTSGAKEGRPR; this is translated from the coding sequence ATGACCCAAACTGGAGCGGGAGGTGGCTCCGCCGTGCGGCTGTCGCCAGCGCCgaacgccggcgccggcgaccaTGCGTCTGCCTCCTCAGTGTCGCCACCGCCAGATCTCTCCGCACCTGCCGTGCTCCCGCCTCCCCAACACCGCCACCGCAGGATCCCGACGCTGCCACCCAGGCCCGTGCAGGCAGATCCGCCGCTGTCGATGATGGcgcggccgcgccgccgccggccgtgcTGGAGAAGGCCGGACCACGTGGAGCCGCCACTGCCGGAGACAGGGGAAGCCACGACCTCGCCCGCGGTTGGGGAGGTGCCCTTGATGGGCACCCCGATGCCGGCGACCACGGCGCCCTGCTCGCTGTGGCAGCACCAACCAGCGCCAAGAAGCCCCGGTGGGGATGGATCTCGACCCGTGCGGCCCACCCCTGGGTCCGCGTCCTCTAAGGTCACCCTTGCGTTCGTCGTTGACCCCCTCGATGTCTTCCTCGTCGACCCGTCTGGGCCTCGGGACGATGGGCGCCAGACCAACAGAAGCAGCTCGTCCCCAAGGCCGTCGTCCACCCTCTCCCCCAACGCCGCTCCCTTCCAGTCTGGGGGAGTTCGGCAGGGCGCTCCAAGGATCGTCGCTAGGCGGACAATGACCTTGGCGACTCCGATGTGGAAGCGTCACCGTCCGTCCACCCAAGCTCCTACCTCGACGCTGTTCTTCGTGAGCCGCAGGCGCCGAGGATGTCGCCACTGCCTGAGAGAGAGCGGCCGCGCTCCATCATCGTTGTTGACGCTGGTGGCCGAGCAGCCGGTCAGGCATGCGCAGGCCGTCGGCGCAAGCGCAATCGGCCACGCTCGCGACTCATTCATGGACTTCCTAACCGTGGCAAGGAAGCGGTGGCCGGACATGAAGTTCACAGGCGGCCTGGTCCACGCTTCGCTGCCCGCCAGCGCATGTCCGCTCCGGATGCTGACGGCTGGCATGAGGTCCTGTCGCAGGGGTCGTCATGCGGCGCAAGTGGGGCACAGCTCGCTCGCACTGCATTTTCGGCGAACCATCACCTCCCCACCCGTTACCCGGCAGACCTGCGGGGGAAGTGCTTCAACTGCCTCTCCTCCGGGCACAGGGTGGCAACCTGCCATCTGCCTTCAGTGCAAGGGGTTCGGACACCTCACGTGGGACTGCAAGCGACGGCGGATGGTACCTCCTTCTGCCTCCGGCACATCTGGTGCCAAAGAAGGACGGCCACGATGA